The Chamaesiphon minutus PCC 6605 DNA window GGGAATCTTTCTTCACTAACTAGAAAAGTGGTTTAATTACAATTTAGACTCCAAATGTCGATTACCACCAAAGAAATCTAACCAAGAGCTTACTATCAACCAATGGATAATTATTGGAATCCAAATCGAGCCAGTAGTTAGATATGCAATCGTGCAAACTAGCCCTAGCAATCCAGCTAATGTAAGAAATCTCCAGTTCATAAATGTTGGATTACCTAACTTATAAAAAGTTAGCGCGTTGAAGGGATGATAGAAGAGAAATAAAATTAGCGATATTAAAGACCAGATCCAAATATTTGGAACTGAAGCTGTCTCGATCGGGTGAGGAATTAATAACAACCTAAACAGCATCTCTTCTACCAATGCAGGCATAAAGAACAAGGACATCCACGATCGCATCTGCTGCCAAAGTCTGCTACCTAATTTAGGTGCGAAAGCATGGAAACTTAAAAAACCGGATTTAAATCCGATCGATAAAGCAATAGCTGCATAACTAATTAATAAACACAACCCCAACAACCATTCCGAGCTACTTGGTATCGTGATTAGTCCCGCCCATATTCTGACAACTAATGTAGCTAAAATTGGGATTTGCCCGAAGAGAATTGTTGGGGCAATAGGAATAATATCGAGATTGACACCACCCACCTGATAGGTATTTAAAAACCACATCGTCGCACTGCGACTATTAAAAATCTTAGCGATGCCATCCTGCGCGCCACGCGGTAACATCGTGCGCCAACTGACTAAGCCAGCCAGCGGATTGGTACTACTACTAAACCCTCTAGCTGAATCGATTCCTGCTAATTTGGCGGCGTTTTGTTGCCAATCTTGACGCACTATTCCCAAAGGTGCGAGGGTAGTTTCTAGCTCCGCACCTAAAGATTGCAACTCCCTGAATCTCAGAGTTTGCAGGTGCTGGGGATGAGCGGCGAGCCAGGATTGGATCTGCGGTTGTGTGCTGACTTGGCGATTTAATTGGCGAATGGTGATGTAGAGAGCTTGATTGGCATCTTGCACACAGGATGTAGCAGGGGTAACGCTAGCGTTTCCGGTACCATCGCCTGCACGATAGCGTGCTGCAAAAATATTTAATTGTCGTTGCAATTCTGTCAAGGGTGAGAGCTTAATCCCGCCAAAATCATAATCTGCGGTGACAGGGGGATAGCTAATTAGGAGATCCGAAACTGGGCGAGTTCCTAGCCAGCCGCGCTGGAGATGCCCCATATAAGTCGCCCAATCCTGTTTGCCAGCGATAATACCATTGGGATTGTGAGCATAGACCTGATTGTATTCGACGTTCCACTCCAATTCGCCTGTAAATGTCGATCGAGTCACATGTGCTATCCCATAAGCAAAATGTCCCGTGACAGTTTGCCACACCCCAGGAGTGTCACCAGTTTTGCCGCCAATCCCGCCGAATAAATGGATTAATAATGCGCGATCGCCTAATTGTTCGGTAGGATGTTCGGAGGATAAACCGCGAAATTTGACCTGAGAGAGTTTCCCTTTAGATTGAGAGATATTTTGCCAATGTTGAGAATTGAGATAGTCTAATTTGGCATTGGTGTCGGTAGTTTCCTGATGGGGTGTAAGCGTAAATAAAGCTCGGGGTTGAATGGCGGCAACGGTAAATAAATTCTGACGATCGCGATCGCCATAAATATACCACCCCTGACTGCCTGCGGGCGATCGCTCCAAATCGCGAATCGTACTGGGCAATAAACCCGATGGCTGTGCTGGCATCTGGGGAATCCGAATCGTCTCCATTTGCCCATTGAAGCTATGGGATTTTAGATTGTAATGTCGGACTCTAAAATACTCATTTTGGCACCCGGAATTGCCACTGCAAGCGGGCTGACGACTGTTATCGGTGCCGAGAATTTGCACCAATCCAGTGAGGGTACTTGCAATCTGGATCGGTTCGCGATCCATCGTCAATATCTGTGCTGTAGAGCCACTTTCGGCATTCAGATTCGCCCCATCGAGCCTGACTAAGACATCATCTTCTGCTCTAGCACCCGCCAAAGATTGCAGCGCGCCAACAACAAATCTGCCGTTGAGTCGCTGGGGATGTATATTCCCCTGCTGCTGGCTGGCAATCGTACCAGCGGTAAACTTAATATCGGTAGTAACTTGCCGCGCGTCGGCTGCAATCTTTGACTGTGGTTGCCATGTCAGGCGCAGGGTTTTACCAATCGTCTGGCGTGCTGTCTCAGGTGCATTTTTAATTTCCACCCATACCCAGTCGCCTGGAGCGGATGTTTTAATGTCTTCTTGACTGGGAAGTATCAATCGCCCGATCCACTCACCGTTGGGGCGATAATTAAGGTTGGGACTACTATCGCCGATCGATTCTGGCAGATTTAGAGTTGTGGCAATTGTTACGGGTGCGGGTAAATGAGGCGGTAAGATATTTGCCAAAATGGCGTTGTGACACCACCATCCCCAACAAATGCCAATGGCACAAGCTCCGATTAGCTGCCAAAATCTCGCCTTCTTCACGCCGATTTACCGAAATTTACGGATAGGGGATAAAGATCGCCACTTAGCTCTTAACTGAGTCTAGCAGTACATTCGAGAATCAGGCGTTGATTTTCGATCGCGTGGGGTTGAATCTCCAGTGCATTCCGAAATGCCCTAATGGCGGCTGAATAGTTACCCAAAGCCGCATGACACAAGCCCAAACCGTGGAGGGCACCAAAATGGACGGGATTGAGTTCGAGTACCCGCTCGCAATCGACGATCGCGCGATCGTAATTTTGAGTCATAAACTTGAGTACGGCGCGCCGATTCCAGGCTTCGGCAAAATCTGGCAGCGCATCTACCAAATCGTCTAAAATTGAAGTAGCAGCAGCGACATTACCTTCAGCTAGCAATCTTTCGCTTTCTTCGATCTGTTCGAGGGGAATTTTACCTTTTTGCCAGAACCAGATGCTCCAAAGTTGACGCGTAGCGCGTTCTCGAATATTTGGCTCGCTATTTTTTAAATCCAATAATAATTTATCAACTAAATTTTGATTCATAGCATCGTTGCGGCAAATTATTCAACTCTTAACATGGATATTAGCAGAGTCACATATATCTAAAAGCTCTACTGCTATTGTCAATTAAGACAACATAGTACCAGTTGTTGTCCTCCATGCCCTTTCAGTATAATAGAGATAAGCACGGCGATCCAATATTTCACAATCGTCTATCTTGTCTCTTTTCCACGGTCGGGTTTCCCGGCTAGAAAGAGCTAATGCCATTGTTGGTTTCTTCCGATCGGAACATACTATAATTTATCATCTACATGGCTACTTATCCAGGTATTTCGAGCGAAGCTTTCAAACATCCACTCGATCTGCAAGCCGAGCAAGCTCTGCGGAGCGTTCCCGGTTTTAATTTAGTGGCAAGCAAATTTGTTGAATTTCTGTACGAGCGGCCTCAACTAGTATACCTAATGGGTAATAGTATTAGAGTCGGCCCTCGGCAATATGCGACGATTTATGGCATGTTTCGGGAGTGCGTTCGCGATTTAGATATTTATCCAGAGCCAGCCTTATTTATCAGTCAAAATCCCCAAGTTAACAGCTATGCGATGGGACAAGAAAATCCATACATCGTCATCAATACTGGTTTGTTAGACTTGCTAGACGAGGATGAAATCAAAACTGTCATCGCTCACGAACTAGGGCATATTAAATGTGGGCATACCATCTTAATTCAAATGGCAATGTGGGTGATGAATGCAGCTTCCATCATCGGTGAGATGACATTTGGGCTGGGAAATATCGTCAGTAATGGGCTAATTGTTGCTTTTTATGAATGGCGGCGCAAAGCCGAATTATCATCCGATCGAGCGGCACTATTAGTGATGGAAAATCCGCGCACGGTCATGACGACGATGATGAAAATTGCGGGTGGTAGTAGTAAATTTGTCGATGAATGTAGTCTCGAAGAATTTATCAAACAATCTGAAAATTATCGCAATCTGGATGAAGATGGACTCAATCAAGTCTACAAAGCATTGATGTACGTTGGTGTCAATGGAATGCTCAGTCATCCCTTTCCCGTCGAACGCATTCATTATCTGCAAGAGTGGACGAATTCGAGCGAGTATCAAGATATTCGGCGTGGAAATTATCAACGAGTGAGTGTCGAAACTGCCAGCACCACCCCTACCACAACTGAAGCCGAACGCCTACAAAAAGAGATAGATAGACTACAACAAGAAATCGAAAGACAGAGAGATCGCGATCGGTAGTTGCGCTAGACTATAGATCTATTTGTGTATTGCAGTTATCGTCAATTTTAAGCTGACAAACTGTGATGAATAAAGAAATCTATCATGTCAGAAATTAATGATCTCTCAGACTGAATATCTCAAGGTATTGCGCCCGCTCCTCCCCGAAATAGCTTTCAAAAAAAATTCCAATAAACTATTTATTCTCGCCATCAATTTCCTAATATTAGGACTCGGTTGGGCGATCGCAAGATATTTAGATCGATGGTCGATCGGCTACTTATGGTTGTATTTACCATTAAGTATCATTATGGGTAATAGTATTGTAATCTGCTTGTTTGCCGCCCATGACTCGATGCATGGTAGTACTATCAAACAACCTGTCTTAAGATACATCATCAGTTTCTTGGCATTGGCTCTACTGTGGATGCCACCAACCCTGTGGAAATCCGTCCACAATCACAAACATCATACCGAAACTAATGCCATTGGCGATCCCGATCGCATGTATCTAGTCGGGCAAAATGATACGTGGGGAAAATGGATTCAAGATCTATTCGTGCCCTCTTCCGGCGTAAATTGGGCTTTCTTAATTTTAGGGATGGCAACATCATGGGTAGTGCATACTTTTCGCCACATTAGTTCGATTTTGCTATTCAATCGCGATGATGTCGATTATGTCCCCGCTCCCGTCGTAGTCAGTACGCAAAAACGCCGTAAGATCGCAATCGAATTAGTAGCAATTGCCCTGGTACATTTAAGTATTTTAGCCGTACTCAAGTTCGATATTGTTGCAATTATCTTAGCATACATATTGCCTTTGGCTCTTGGCTATGCAGGTGTAATGTTTTACATTTATACTAATCATTTCTTGTGCCCAATGACTGATGTTAACGATCCATTAGTTAATAGTGTATCGTTAAAAATGCCCAAGATTTTTGATTTATTGCACTTTAATTTCTCATATCACACAGAACATCATTTATTTCCAAGCATCAATTCTGATTACTATCCGTTGGTTCAACAATTATTGCAAACTTACTATCCAGAATCTTATAATCTCATTCCAGTTAGCGAAGCATGGCGATTATTGATGGTAACACCCAGACATTATCGGGATGAAGTCACATTAACAGATAAATTCGATCGCGAGTCGGTAATTTGTCCTTGTGCGGTTGGTGTTAAAAATTGACGTACTCCCCGAGTCGCCGCTAATGATGTAAATTCCGCTGTCTTGGCGCGCTTGCTTGGTGCAACACATGCGGAGGAGCGGCTCGCTCTCTTGTCTCTTTTCCATAATCGTGGAACCGACCGGAACGGCGCAGTATGGGCGGGTTTCCCGCTCATACAAATGCGACAATACAAAGAGACGCTCCCGACCATGGAAGCGAGACAACGACTAATTATGCGGAGAGTGGAGGAGCATATAACTTCGTCAAGACAAGACAAACCTCCGCCAGCCCTGCTCTTTCCAATAGAGGTCACTCAGGGTGAATTTATTGACACTAGCCAGTAAATAACTCACAGGCAATATATACAGATGTAAACTGCACCGATTCTAATAACTTCGCCCAGCCCCAATCATCGATTTGGGTACGACATTCCTGGTGCTGTTGTTGCAATATTTGTAAAGCTTCTGGCTGTGGATGTGTGTTTAGATCTGACGGTAGTGGGACTAACGCAGTTAGCATATCGATCGCAACTTGAGTTAAAATTTCAGCGATCGCATTAGCTCCAACTAAATCGCCACCTTTGACTAACTTATTCTTCTTGGCAACCACCTGACAAGCCTCTCTAATCGCCTGTGCTGCTGCTTGTTTCTTATCGACATCATTTAGAGCCAATTGAGGAAAATAACGCTCGATCGAGTCCCATTCTGGGCGGAGATTGCGAATTAATAACTCGACAGTATGTAAATAGATACCTAAGTCGATAATTAAATCGGTAGCTTTTGCCTGTCTGGCCAAAAATAGCCCACCTGCCAATACTAATTGCGGACAACTATAATTAAAAGCATCGCCAACATTTCCCCATTTTTGATATAAATCAGCCGTACTTAATTGTTGATAGTTAGGATTGACCTGTAGTGATAAACTTACCGGGAAATAACTAGCAATTAGATCGACATTTAGTGCGTCGGTAAGGAGTTGAGTACGTGTATAGTGATGTCTTTCGGCTATATTCACCTTCTGACTATTCAGCCGATCGAGAATTTTTTCGCCATAGGTATGCGGTTCGATACCGATACTCAGATCGGCCAAAGGTTTCTCTTCGATCGCGATCCGCCGATACAATTCCCCAAATCGATCGCCGCCCTGAGTCAAGGCAATCAATGGAATTGGATAGTTGTGTTTATCATCATCTGGCAGTGGAAATTCGTCACCCCACATTGTAAATAATAGCGGCGGACTCCAATATTCATTTTGTAATTCTCTAGCGATCGATTGAATTGCGACTGGACTCCAAGCAGATTCACTCACATGAGTACCCACATCTTGAATCTCCACATCCCAACAATAAGCTAACAACTCATCGGCGACGCCCAAGGGATAAGGTAATCCCGCCATCTGCCCGATATGAGTATTCACATCGATATATAAATCTCGCTTGGGGAGAGCTTTTTTCATCTCCCGATCTCGCTCGGCAATTCGATTGAGTAATTCCTTTCGTTCTTGTGATTTAAAAAACCACAACGGATATAATGAACCGATTGCTGTAGTAACAACTTGAACGTATCGATCGCTATCGAGGTAAATAATCCGCTGAATCAACGACTCCCGATCTAACCCCGTCATTTCTACTCGCGGTGGCGTAATTCCTACCCACAAATCTTTAATTTCTACCAGACTATTTTTACTACTAAAACTTTCCCACCCACCATTGAGCGCGACGAGTTGCAGTGCATAATTGCCCCACTGTTCCAGATAGCGATCGTACTTACTATCCTTCTTCCCCCGTCTAGCTTCAGGTTCCAGCGTTTTGTGACGATCGATCGCCAGATCCAATAACTTATTCAACCGCTGCAACAAGTTATTCGGCGCATCCAAACCATAAAAACTCCGACACTGATAAATAGAATTCAGCGGACTTTCACCTTTATCTACCGACTTTCCACAAAACCAAATTTCCCATGCCTTCTTACTCAAGCCAACCACTGGCTCGCGCTCTACTTCCCCCGTCGGCTTGGCAAATAAATTATCCAATTGCAAATCTGCCACCAACTGCTTGACAGGATAGCGATGCTCTTTGCCCTCCAGTTCTCTTAATTGTGCCAATACCACCATCCACCGCAGATGATCTGCCAGTAATTTGGGGACTTGCATTGACTGGCTTTTCTTGCTAGTAATCATGATGGAGGTGGGAGTTGGGAGCGAGGAGTTGGGAGCGGGGAGTTGGGATATATAATTGTCGATCGAAATAAAAGATCGTATCTAAAATTGGCAAAGCCTTAAT harbors:
- a CDS encoding tetratricopeptide repeat protein, whose protein sequence is MNQNLVDKLLLDLKNSEPNIRERATRQLWSIWFWQKGKIPLEQIEESERLLAEGNVAAATSILDDLVDALPDFAEAWNRRAVLKFMTQNYDRAIVDCERVLELNPVHFGALHGLGLCHAALGNYSAAIRAFRNALEIQPHAIENQRLILECTARLS
- a CDS encoding M48 family metallopeptidase, which encodes MATYPGISSEAFKHPLDLQAEQALRSVPGFNLVASKFVEFLYERPQLVYLMGNSIRVGPRQYATIYGMFRECVRDLDIYPEPALFISQNPQVNSYAMGQENPYIVINTGLLDLLDEDEIKTVIAHELGHIKCGHTILIQMAMWVMNAASIIGEMTFGLGNIVSNGLIVAFYEWRRKAELSSDRAALLVMENPRTVMTTMMKIAGGSSKFVDECSLEEFIKQSENYRNLDEDGLNQVYKALMYVGVNGMLSHPFPVERIHYLQEWTNSSEYQDIRRGNYQRVSVETASTTPTTTEAERLQKEIDRLQQEIERQRDRDR
- a CDS encoding fatty acid desaturase family protein, coding for MISQTEYLKVLRPLLPEIAFKKNSNKLFILAINFLILGLGWAIARYLDRWSIGYLWLYLPLSIIMGNSIVICLFAAHDSMHGSTIKQPVLRYIISFLALALLWMPPTLWKSVHNHKHHTETNAIGDPDRMYLVGQNDTWGKWIQDLFVPSSGVNWAFLILGMATSWVVHTFRHISSILLFNRDDVDYVPAPVVVSTQKRRKIAIELVAIALVHLSILAVLKFDIVAIILAYILPLALGYAGVMFYIYTNHFLCPMTDVNDPLVNSVSLKMPKIFDLLHFNFSYHTEHHLFPSINSDYYPLVQQLLQTYYPESYNLIPVSEAWRLLMVTPRHYRDEVTLTDKFDRESVICPCAVGVKN
- a CDS encoding type II CAAX prenyl endopeptidase Rce1 family protein gives rise to the protein MKKARFWQLIGACAIGICWGWWCHNAILANILPPHLPAPVTIATTLNLPESIGDSSPNLNYRPNGEWIGRLILPSQEDIKTSAPGDWVWVEIKNAPETARQTIGKTLRLTWQPQSKIAADARQVTTDIKFTAGTIASQQQGNIHPQRLNGRFVVGALQSLAGARAEDDVLVRLDGANLNAESGSTAQILTMDREPIQIASTLTGLVQILGTDNSRQPACSGNSGCQNEYFRVRHYNLKSHSFNGQMETIRIPQMPAQPSGLLPSTIRDLERSPAGSQGWYIYGDRDRQNLFTVAAIQPRALFTLTPHQETTDTNAKLDYLNSQHWQNISQSKGKLSQVKFRGLSSEHPTEQLGDRALLIHLFGGIGGKTGDTPGVWQTVTGHFAYGIAHVTRSTFTGELEWNVEYNQVYAHNPNGIIAGKQDWATYMGHLQRGWLGTRPVSDLLISYPPVTADYDFGGIKLSPLTELQRQLNIFAARYRAGDGTGNASVTPATSCVQDANQALYITIRQLNRQVSTQPQIQSWLAAHPQHLQTLRFRELQSLGAELETTLAPLGIVRQDWQQNAAKLAGIDSARGFSSSTNPLAGLVSWRTMLPRGAQDGIAKIFNSRSATMWFLNTYQVGGVNLDIIPIAPTILFGQIPILATLVVRIWAGLITIPSSSEWLLGLCLLISYAAIALSIGFKSGFLSFHAFAPKLGSRLWQQMRSWMSLFFMPALVEEMLFRLLLIPHPIETASVPNIWIWSLISLILFLFYHPFNALTFYKLGNPTFMNWRFLTLAGLLGLVCTIAYLTTGSIWIPIIIHWLIVSSWLDFFGGNRHLESKL